Proteins from a single region of Kluyveromyces lactis strain NRRL Y-1140 chromosome A complete sequence:
- the KRE9 gene encoding Kre9p (similar to uniprot|P39005 Saccharomyces cerevisiae YJL174W KRE9 Glycoprotein involved in cell wall beta-glucan assembly null mutation leads to severe growth defects aberrant multibudded morphology and mating defects): MLMLIQAFLFVQLFTRLLFVHADVSIVKPTSGASYSPESGSDSIDIEIVWEESVDLPSISSYDYFTFSLLYGPGTDMDLIDKVEEVAASNITLSESQYSYTPSFSIADAGNGQFFIQVYAYSKELGYTIHYSPRFKITSISGGATTYTYTTDSDAVPTPEWSLANSGIDTKSFTVPYTQQTGIRRYAPMQTQPGTAITVTTWSRRYATSAVTYYTSLRNSLEQMTTYTPGWSYSRTSDYNYATPAPFPSDNGGWYDPTDRQTLTTRKLNNKRR, encoded by the coding sequence ATGTTGATGCTAATACAAGCTTTCTTGTTTGTACAACTTTTCACTCGTCTCTTGTTCGTCCATGCAGATGTTTCGATTGTAAAACCAACTAGCGGTGCTTCTTACTCACCAGAATCGGGCAGTGACTCgattgatattgaaatcgTATGGGAAGAAAGTGTGGATTTACCTTCTATTTCCAGTTACGACTATTTCACTTTTAGTTTGTTATATGGACCAGGCACGGATATGGATCTAATCGATAAAGTAGAAGAAGTGGCCGCCTCAAACATCACATTATCCGAATCCCAGTACTCCTATACACCTAGTTTCTCCATCGCAGATGCTGGAAACGgacaatttttcatccaaGTTTATGCATATTCTAAAGAGTTGGGTTATACCATTCATTACTCACCCAGGTTCAAGATCACCTCGATCTCCGGCGGTGCCACCACTTACACCTACACAACCGATTCAGATGCAGTTCCAACACCGGAATGGAGTTTGGCCAATAGTGGTATCGATACAAAATCGTTCACTGTGCCGTACACTCAACAAACTGGGATCAGAAGGTACGCTCCAATGCAGACCCAACCAGGAACTGCAATTACAGTAACAACATGGTCCAGAAGGTACGCAACGAGTGCAGTCACCTACTATACCAGTCTTCGGAACTCACTGGAACAAATGACCACTTACACCCCGGGTTGGTCCTACTCAAGAACTTCTGACTACAACTATGCAACTCCTGCGCCATTCCCCTCTGATAACGGTGGTTGGTATGACCCAACTGATAGACAAACATTAACCACCAGAAAACTGAACAACAAGAGAAGGTAA
- the RFA3 gene encoding Rfa3p (similar to uniprot|P26755 Saccharomyces cerevisiae YJL173C RFA3 Subunit of heterotrimeric Replication Factor A (RF-A) which is a highly conserved single-stranded DNA binding protein involved in DNA replication repair and recombination) — protein sequence MSNQTPRIDPSQISNTQHSVFRIIAKVLDQPQPKELILQSPTTNGEMITLSQVKLSQGSNIEVGSWYEFVCRNVDTGDIGLMVLDSVKCELKEGEEISVSGIVALQQLSGKFPDLY from the coding sequence ATGTCCAACCAAACGCCAAGAATTGACCCGAGCCAAATAAGCAATACTCAGCACTCAGTGTTTCGTATCATAGCCAAGGTGTTAGATCAACCACAACCAAAAGAGTTAATCCTACAATCTCCAACAACCAATGGAGAAATGATAACGCTATCACAAGTGAAACTGTCACAAGGAAGTAACATTGAGGTTGGATCCTGGTACGAATTTGTTTGCAGAAATGTCGATACCGGTGATATTGGGTTGATGGTGCTTGATTCTGTGAAATGTGAGCTGAAAGAAGGTGAAGAGATCAGTGTTTCTGGTATAGTTGCATTACAACAATTGAGTGGCAAGTTCCCAGATTTGTACTAA
- the CPS1 gene encoding Gly-Xaa carboxypeptidase (similar to uniprot|P27614 Saccharomyces cerevisiae YJL172W CPS1 Vacuolar carboxypeptidase yscS expression is induced under low-nitrogen conditions), translated as MADEKRDKQPVKGSSSKTLVLLLASLFLAGFGYLLHNQNYDIEQVKSLVDQHFSNTFGTSIGKLVVEEENDDDEIDFDSVCLKTEPISPSGESSIEKILNDAEYKKLAIEKLSGALQIPTEIQDVNPRPKDNIEYYSEFFKFHKYLEEQYPLVHKHLKKELVNEVGLVYTWAGSNADLKPVMFTAHQDVVPVNRDTWGAWKFPPFSGHYDEKTDTIWGRGAIDCKNLLLGELAAIEHLLSEGFVPERGVVLSYGFDEESSGVLGAKYLSEFLHDRYGDNGIYALVDEGNTVLPLSGNVFVAAPVTAEKGYVDLKITVHGHGGHSSMPADHTTIGIASDLITLLEANPFPYHLTEDNPVYGFLTCAAKHDTRIPPKIKKAIVEAPKSEKQKNLVFRWLNVVKPLRDLFRTSQAVDIINGGIKANALPEVTSFLVNHRIDVTSSVKQTIDKDLAHADQVAKKYNLGLVRDGEVLIEKTKDGYIEIVSEKSLEPAPSSPTKNSSVWDLFTGTIQDVFGTHILSKKNADLFVTTSMTTGNTDTKYYWALTKNIYRFFPMIVDPKVISIIHSVNEHVEVSNHLSIIAFFYEYILNINEYASNDV; from the coding sequence atggCAGACGAGAAACGTGATAAGCAGCCGGTGAAAGGCTCCAGTTCGAAGACTTTGGTTCTTCTATTGGCTTCGCTCTTTTTAGCGGGTTTTGGGTATTTGCTCCATAACCAGAATTACGACATCGAACAAGTCAAATCGTTGGTTGACCAGCATTTCAGTAATACGTTTGGAACTTCCATTGGAAAATTGGtagttgaagaagaaaatgatgatgatgagattGATTTTGACTCTGTATGCTTGAAGACAGAGCCAATTAGCCCATCCGGTGAGAGCTCCATagagaagattttgaacGATGCTGAGTATAAGAAATTAGCTATTGAAAAGCTATCCGGTGCCTTGCAAATTCCTACTGAGATTCAAGACGTCAACCCTAGACCAAAGGATAATATTGAATATTATTCGGAgttctttaaatttcaCAAATATTTGGAAGAACAGTATCCATTGGTTCATAAACATTTAAAGAAGGAATTGGTTAACGAGGTTGGATTGGTTTATACCTGGGCTGGTTCCAACGCGGATTTGAAACCTGTTATGTTCACTGCACACCAAGATGTTGTGCCAGTGAACCGTGACACTTGGGGTGCTTGGAAGTTCCCTCCGTTCAGTGGACATTACGATGAGAAGACTGATACCATTTGGGGTAGAGGTGCAATTGATTGTAAGAATCTCTTGCTAGGTGAATTGGCTGCCATTGAACATTTATTATCCGAGGGTTTCGTACCGGAAAGAGGTGTTGTATTGTCCTACggatttgatgaagaaagttCTGGTGTGCTTGGTGCTAAGTACTTGTCTGAATTCCTACACGACCGCTACGGTGATAATGGTATCTACGCACTGGTTGATGAGGGAAACACTGTTCTTCCACTATCAGGCAACGTGTTCGTTGCTGCTCCTGTTACCGCTGAAAAGGGTTACGTCGATCTTAAAATCACCGTCCACGGGCACGGTGGTCATTCTTCTATGCCTGCAGACCATACCACTATCGGTATTGCTTCAGATCTTATCACTTTATTGGAAGCTAATCCATTCCCATATCATTTGACTGAAGACAATCCAGTTTACGGATTCTTGACTTGCGCTGCTAAACACGATACGAGAATTCCTCCAAAAATTAAGAAGGCCATCGTCGAGGCTCCAAAATCTGAAAAGCAAAAAAACCTTGTGTTCAGATGGCTAAATGTTGTAAAACCATTGAGAGATTTGTTCAGAACTTCTCAGGCGgttgatatcatcaacgGTGGTATCAAAGCAAATGCTTTACCAGAAGTTACGTCATTCTTAGTTAATCACAGAATTGACGTTACTTCCTCAGTCAAACAAACCATCGACAAGGACTTGGCACATGCTGATCAAGTTGCAAAGAAATACAACTTGGGTTTGGTTCGTGATGGTGAAGTTTTGATCGAAAAGACTAAGGACGGTTACATcgaaattgtttctgaaaaatCGTTGGAACCTGCGCCATCTTCTCCAACTAAGAATTCCTCTGTCTGGGATCTCTTCACTGGTACCATTCAAGATGTTTTTGGCACTCACATCCTCTCTAAGAAGAATGCAGATCTTTTCGTCACTACTTCAATGACTACTGGTAATACCGACACCAAATATTATTGGGCTTTGACTAAAAACATTTACAGATTCTTCCCAATGATCGTCGATCCAAAGGTTATCAGTATAATTCATTCTGTCAACGAACACGTTGAAGTTTCTAATCATTTGTCTATCATTGCGTTCTTCTACGAGTACATCTTGAACATCAACGAATATGCTAGTAACGATGTTTAG